The following proteins are co-located in the Paenibacillus sp. JNUCC32 genome:
- a CDS encoding spore germination protein: protein MVSIIGNMKIVNVGPSSTVLVGNTGVIDLNSTTKAYSGANSFTTGDSIGTNIANNQANNTNTFDPDLIDSPNA, encoded by the coding sequence GTGGTTTCAATTATCGGCAATATGAAAATCGTAAACGTGGGCCCCAGTTCTACGGTATTGGTAGGAAATACAGGGGTCATCGATTTAAACAGCACGACAAAAGCTTATTCCGGCGCCAACTCGTTCACCACCGGGGACAGTATTGGTACGAATATAGCAAATAACCAAGCCAACAATACGAATACATTCGATCCGGACCTTATTGATTCGCCAAATGCTTAA
- a CDS encoding NAD(P)-dependent oxidoreductase: MQIGIIGATGKAGSLILKEAQARGHEVTAIVRNASKISDSSINILEKNVLDLTSADLQRFDVVVNAFGAAPGQETQYVEVGRVLIQALKGTDTRLFVVGGAGSLFVDEAKTLRLLETPDFPKEYYPTAFHAGENLKDLEQTSDVKWTYLSPAAFFNPEGRRTGSYQEGKDQVIGNASGKSYVSYADYVIAVLDELEQPKHLNERYTVVSEA; this comes from the coding sequence ATGCAGATTGGTATTATCGGTGCGACAGGGAAAGCGGGAAGTCTGATTCTCAAGGAGGCTCAAGCACGCGGTCATGAAGTAACGGCGATCGTGCGTAATGCATCCAAAATCTCCGATTCCAGCATAAACATTTTGGAGAAGAACGTGCTGGATCTGACCAGCGCCGATCTTCAGCGGTTCGACGTTGTCGTGAATGCATTTGGCGCGGCGCCTGGGCAGGAGACTCAATATGTGGAAGTAGGCCGGGTGCTGATACAAGCACTAAAAGGCACGGATACCAGACTGTTTGTTGTCGGAGGAGCCGGCAGCTTGTTTGTGGACGAAGCCAAAACGCTTCGACTTTTAGAAACGCCCGATTTTCCGAAGGAATATTATCCGACGGCATTCCATGCCGGCGAGAATTTGAAGGACCTGGAACAAACTTCGGATGTAAAATGGACGTATCTTAGTCCGGCAGCGTTCTTTAATCCGGAAGGTCGGCGGACAGGGAGTTATCAGGAGGGCAAAGATCAAGTCATTGGCAACGCTAGCGGTAAAAGCTACGTCAGCTATGCCGATTACGTCATCGCGGTGCTCGATGAGCTTGAGCAGCCTAAACATCTCAACGAGCGCTATACAGTCGTATCCGAGGCTTAA
- a CDS encoding MarR family winged helix-turn-helix transcriptional regulator, translating to MNIDDSILSSCLFFTSNRFARSMTKMAEDAFAKAGLSPTYSYVLVVIHQYPGITQKELSDKLSIAPSTSTRFIDKLEEKLLVKRKSEWKETHIFLTDEGMALYRELNQYFEKLYGEYVTLLGKEHSEQLAKLLHESSELLKRGM from the coding sequence ATGAACATCGATGATTCCATTTTAAGCTCGTGCCTGTTTTTTACGTCAAATCGGTTTGCACGTTCCATGACCAAGATGGCGGAGGATGCATTTGCAAAAGCCGGCTTATCCCCAACGTACTCCTATGTGCTGGTGGTGATCCATCAATATCCCGGAATTACGCAGAAAGAGCTTAGCGATAAATTGTCGATTGCTCCATCCACAAGCACCCGATTCATTGATAAGCTGGAGGAGAAACTTCTGGTAAAGCGCAAATCCGAATGGAAGGAAACGCATATTTTCTTGACGGACGAGGGGATGGCGTTATACCGGGAGCTGAACCAATATTTTGAAAAGTTATACGGAGAGTATGTCACCCTCTTGGGGAAGGAGCATAGCGAACAGTTAGCGAAACTTCTCCATGAATCCAGCGAATTGCTGAAAAGGGGAATGTAG
- a CDS encoding NAD(P)-dependent oxidoreductase, which translates to MKPSKQHQEQMLETETRQTPANGSQTVVTVLGLGPMGQALAGAFIRSGHSTTVWNRTSAKADALVKQGAVLAPSVKDAVLASQLIIICVLNYDAVNAVLSSETSALKGKTLINLTADVPERAREMAEWAYHNGIDYIDGAIMTPIPTIGEPSAVILYSGPEDVYRSHHRILASLGGTASFLGEDPGRAAAYDVALLDVFWTAMSGYVHALAIARAENIAAEDIAPYAHNIIRIMPDIMTYMAHDADRGVYPGDSSNLISNVTSMEHIIHAAEHHGIDSSVLIAAKAIARKAIQAGHGEDGFSRLIEYNLTSP; encoded by the coding sequence ATGAAACCATCGAAACAACATCAAGAACAAATGCTCGAAACTGAAACTCGGCAAACGCCTGCAAACGGCAGCCAAACCGTAGTAACGGTGCTGGGGCTCGGACCCATGGGGCAAGCCCTGGCCGGTGCATTTATCAGGAGCGGCCATTCCACAACGGTGTGGAACCGGACCTCGGCAAAGGCTGACGCGCTGGTAAAGCAAGGTGCCGTGCTGGCTCCGTCCGTTAAGGATGCGGTGCTTGCCAGCCAGCTTATTATCATCTGCGTACTCAACTATGATGCGGTGAACGCCGTTTTGTCTTCTGAGACAAGTGCATTGAAAGGAAAAACGCTTATAAACCTGACAGCCGACGTACCTGAACGTGCACGGGAAATGGCGGAATGGGCTTACCACAACGGAATTGACTACATCGATGGTGCCATAATGACGCCGATACCTACGATTGGGGAGCCTTCGGCCGTCATTTTGTACAGCGGGCCAGAAGACGTTTATCGCAGCCATCATCGTATACTCGCCAGCCTGGGCGGCACCGCTTCGTTCCTGGGCGAGGATCCGGGTCGTGCAGCGGCATATGACGTGGCGCTGCTAGATGTGTTCTGGACAGCCATGAGCGGTTATGTACACGCGCTGGCCATTGCACGGGCGGAGAACATCGCTGCGGAAGACATCGCCCCTTATGCGCACAATATCATTCGCATAATGCCGGATATCATGACCTATATGGCGCATGATGCGGATCGGGGCGTTTACCCTGGGGACAGTTCCAACCTAATCTCGAATGTAACGAGCATGGAGCATATCATCCACGCTGCCGAACATCATGGAATTGATAGCAGCGTCTTAATCGCAGCAAAAGCAATTGCCCGAAAAGCAATCCAGGCCGGCCATGGAGAAGACGGCTTCTCCCGCTTGATCGAGTATAATCTCACCTCGCCATAA
- a CDS encoding carbohydrate ABC transporter permease: MEPTIVVEHKTQRVRKRRFSLGTTLMYVILTAWSLTTIYPLFWIVNNSFKVSRDVMNNSFGIAWEPVFVNYQNAFDRINIGRSYINSLVMSFSTVFLVLLLGGLAAYVLSRFNFRGKRTIYSILYATLLIPAFATVVPVYELLIKTSLVNTYWGLIFPQTAGNLTFATLVIAGYMATIPKELEEAAFMDGCNRWQMFVKIFVPISQPVFASASIFVFMWSYNDLFSALIFVNKENVRPIVALLNEISSQYGTDFGLMATAVSLTVIPVLIVYLFISKYIQKGLTEGAVKG, encoded by the coding sequence ATGGAGCCAACCATCGTCGTTGAACACAAAACTCAGCGCGTTAGGAAGCGTCGGTTTAGTCTAGGCACCACGTTGATGTACGTGATTTTGACAGCGTGGTCCTTAACGACCATCTATCCGTTATTCTGGATCGTGAACAACTCGTTCAAAGTATCCCGCGATGTGATGAATAATTCCTTTGGCATCGCCTGGGAACCGGTGTTTGTTAACTATCAGAACGCATTTGACCGCATTAATATCGGAAGAAGTTATATCAATAGTTTGGTGATGTCCTTCAGCACCGTATTCTTGGTATTATTGCTTGGAGGATTAGCTGCTTACGTATTGTCCAGGTTCAACTTTCGAGGAAAGCGAACCATTTATTCCATTTTGTATGCGACGCTGCTGATTCCTGCGTTTGCAACCGTGGTTCCGGTCTATGAGCTGCTTATCAAAACCAGTCTGGTCAATACATACTGGGGTTTGATTTTTCCGCAAACGGCAGGCAATCTGACGTTTGCGACCTTGGTTATTGCCGGTTACATGGCAACCATTCCGAAAGAACTTGAAGAAGCGGCATTCATGGACGGCTGCAACCGATGGCAGATGTTTGTGAAAATCTTCGTTCCGATCTCTCAGCCCGTATTCGCGTCGGCAAGCATCTTCGTGTTTATGTGGTCGTATAATGATTTGTTCTCGGCATTGATCTTTGTGAACAAAGAGAATGTTCGTCCAATCGTTGCCTTGCTCAATGAGATCAGCTCGCAATACGGAACGGACTTTGGTCTGATGGCGACGGCAGTATCATTGACGGTTATTCCGGTTCTGATTGTATATCTGTTTATCTCGAAATATATCCAGAAAGGTCTGACCGAGGGAGCCGTCAAAGGTTAA
- a CDS encoding carbohydrate ABC transporter permease, producing MKGDRKYIVLFLLPAAAIMTIFLYYPFFKSLYLSFYRTSGFFDKKFVGWANYERLVTDKLLGAATLHTLEIMLYVIVFQVGIALVLAVLVDNISKLKGFYRTVFFFPVVISGTAISLLFVLFYNYNFGLLNNLLANFNIEKVLWLDAKNALKAVSIPTVWHYVGFYFVLFLTAMSKIPSDYYEAAKLEGITGLKKTTMLTIPLIMSDIKVVITLAITGTLKVFEFIWVITSGQNGTEVLGTYMYKKAMVDQNFGYGSAVAIYMVVFGVLLALIANRLLKRDEITY from the coding sequence ATGAAGGGTGATCGCAAGTACATTGTGCTGTTTTTATTACCCGCAGCGGCCATCATGACAATCTTTCTATATTATCCGTTCTTCAAGAGTTTGTATCTCAGCTTTTATCGCACAAGCGGCTTTTTCGACAAAAAGTTTGTGGGCTGGGCAAACTATGAGAGACTCGTTACGGATAAGCTGCTTGGCGCTGCAACGCTGCACACGCTGGAAATTATGCTCTATGTTATCGTGTTCCAGGTGGGAATTGCGCTAGTGCTGGCCGTCCTGGTAGATAACATATCCAAGCTGAAAGGGTTCTATCGAACCGTATTCTTCTTCCCGGTGGTTATATCCGGTACGGCTATTTCTTTGTTGTTTGTGCTCTTCTACAACTACAACTTCGGTTTGCTGAACAACTTGCTGGCGAATTTCAACATCGAGAAGGTATTGTGGCTGGATGCGAAAAATGCGCTTAAAGCGGTATCGATCCCAACGGTATGGCATTATGTGGGCTTTTATTTCGTTCTGTTCTTGACCGCCATGTCCAAAATACCTTCGGATTATTATGAAGCCGCAAAATTGGAAGGAATCACGGGCCTCAAAAAAACAACGATGCTTACAATTCCGCTTATCATGAGTGACATCAAGGTCGTCATTACCCTTGCCATTACGGGTACGTTGAAGGTGTTCGAGTTCATCTGGGTCATCACGAGCGGCCAGAACGGAACCGAGGTGCTGGGGACGTACATGTACAAAAAGGCCATGGTGGACCAGAACTTTGGTTACGGATCGGCGGTTGCGATATACATGGTGGTCTTTGGCGTGCTGCTTGCGTTGATAGCCAACCGTTTGTTGAAAAGAGACGAGATTACATACTAA
- a CDS encoding ABC transporter substrate-binding protein has protein sequence MKRTSMLLMSVMLLLSMFLAACGNSGGTNTPAAEGETPKTETTPPAEEKKDEAAPVSLRVFSTFGGTDAAREAFQAALDEFTKEHPNVKIDNDTMSANDDGFRTKVNTDMNSGNEPDLLFYFIGADAEGFVNAGKVVPLNEILDADADWKNGFIPDALELAKQKDGNIYAAPLTGFYEGLFVNKKIFEENGLELPTDWAKLTTAVKALSEKGIIPLSVPFDQSHYLIEHTILSAAGPEGQNKGLLDGIDPNWEKAYAAMKELYDLGAFPKDAATIDLSMSGNYYSEGLAAMTIEGSWAIGGWSDDTRDNSTVVPFPTVPGGVGSGNDIVGGFGSGFYLSKATYDDAAKKETAIALLKHLTSPASIQKIASANGGTPAADVEVTGLPQVALDGFAMAAKAASISAPVDSKVSQETFGNLRASVQPVVEGKKTPTQAIEEAKKTEDANKK, from the coding sequence ATGAAAAGGACTTCCATGTTACTCATGAGTGTCATGCTGCTGCTCTCCATGTTCCTCGCAGCCTGCGGAAACAGCGGTGGCACCAACACTCCTGCCGCTGAAGGAGAAACGCCGAAGACGGAAACAACTCCGCCGGCGGAAGAGAAGAAGGATGAAGCCGCTCCGGTTTCGCTTCGCGTGTTCTCGACCTTCGGAGGAACCGACGCAGCACGCGAAGCCTTCCAAGCCGCGTTGGATGAATTCACGAAAGAGCATCCAAACGTAAAGATTGATAACGACACCATGTCAGCAAATGATGACGGTTTCAGAACGAAAGTCAACACCGATATGAACAGCGGCAACGAGCCAGACCTGTTGTTCTACTTCATCGGGGCTGACGCAGAAGGGTTCGTCAATGCCGGCAAAGTCGTGCCGCTGAACGAAATTCTCGACGCTGACGCTGACTGGAAGAACGGATTCATTCCGGATGCGCTTGAGCTTGCCAAGCAGAAAGACGGCAACATTTACGCTGCACCTTTGACCGGCTTCTACGAAGGCTTGTTCGTTAACAAAAAAATCTTCGAAGAAAACGGTCTGGAGCTCCCAACCGATTGGGCGAAGCTGACCACGGCCGTTAAGGCATTGTCCGAAAAAGGCATTATTCCTTTGTCCGTACCGTTTGACCAATCGCACTACCTGATCGAGCATACCATTTTGTCTGCGGCTGGTCCTGAAGGACAAAATAAAGGCCTGCTCGATGGCATCGATCCAAACTGGGAAAAAGCTTATGCCGCTATGAAAGAATTGTATGATCTTGGCGCATTCCCTAAAGATGCCGCAACAATCGACCTGAGTATGTCCGGCAACTATTACAGCGAAGGCCTGGCAGCCATGACCATCGAAGGATCCTGGGCCATCGGCGGCTGGAGCGACGATACTCGCGACAATTCCACGGTTGTGCCATTCCCGACGGTTCCTGGCGGCGTGGGCAGCGGCAATGATATCGTAGGCGGATTCGGTTCCGGCTTCTACCTCTCCAAAGCCACCTATGACGATGCAGCCAAAAAAGAAACAGCCATTGCTTTGCTGAAACACCTGACTTCCCCGGCGTCCATTCAAAAAATCGCTTCGGCTAACGGCGGTACACCTGCTGCTGACGTTGAAGTGACTGGATTGCCGCAAGTCGCACTCGACGGCTTCGCTATGGCAGCAAAAGCAGCCTCCATCAGCGCACCGGTTGACAGTAAAGTTTCGCAAGAAACGTTCGGTAACCTTCGTGCCAGCGTTCAGCCTGTAGTGGAAGGCAAGAAAACTCCTACTCAAGCGATCGAAGAAGCGAAGAAAACCGAGGATGCCAACAAAAAATAG
- a CDS encoding aldo/keto reductase: MERRAFGRTDMQVSVLGFGGAEIGQSDQKTVDRLLHSAIDAGLNMIDTAECYGHSEELIGKALSGRRDDYYLFTKCGHASGLDYPDWDPVMLEQSIDRSLKRLQVDHVDVIHLHSCSEEILRQGAVIEVLKKAKEQGKTRYIGYSGDSTDALYALQTGAFDSFETSLNIADQEAIDLTIPLAMKQGIGVIAKRPVANVAWKHETLSERDYAYPYWVRLGELNYDFLSDVQQGVETALRFTLSTPGIATAIVGTANPDRWGQNAALLEKGKLPEEVYESIRGRWREVAGSDWVGKV; the protein is encoded by the coding sequence ATGGAACGTAGAGCATTTGGGCGGACGGATATGCAGGTCAGTGTATTGGGATTCGGCGGTGCCGAGATCGGACAGTCGGATCAGAAGACGGTGGACCGGCTGCTGCACAGCGCGATTGACGCAGGCCTTAACATGATTGATACCGCGGAATGTTACGGCCACAGCGAGGAATTGATCGGCAAAGCGCTGTCGGGCCGCAGAGATGATTATTACCTGTTTACGAAATGCGGGCACGCCTCCGGATTGGACTACCCGGATTGGGATCCGGTGATGCTTGAGCAAAGCATTGACCGGAGCTTGAAACGGCTGCAGGTGGACCACGTTGATGTCATACACCTTCACAGCTGCTCTGAGGAAATTCTGCGGCAGGGCGCCGTGATCGAGGTGCTGAAAAAAGCAAAAGAGCAGGGGAAAACGCGGTATATCGGCTACAGCGGCGATTCGACGGATGCACTGTACGCCCTTCAAACCGGCGCATTCGACAGCTTTGAAACTTCGCTGAACATTGCGGACCAGGAGGCGATCGACCTCACGATTCCCCTTGCTATGAAGCAGGGAATAGGGGTTATTGCCAAACGTCCCGTAGCCAACGTAGCCTGGAAGCATGAAACATTAAGCGAACGGGACTATGCCTATCCTTACTGGGTTCGGCTCGGCGAGCTGAACTACGATTTCCTCTCTGACGTTCAGCAAGGCGTTGAGACGGCACTACGGTTCACCCTAAGCACGCCGGGCATTGCGACGGCCATCGTGGGTACGGCAAATCCCGACCGTTGGGGGCAAAATGCCGCACTGCTCGAGAAAGGGAAATTGCCGGAGGAGGTTTACGAATCCATCCGCGGCCGCTGGAGAGAGGTTGCCGGATCCGACTGGGTAGGTAAAGTGTAG
- a CDS encoding SDR family NAD(P)-dependent oxidoreductase, which produces MYLPSFNLEGKKAFVTGAGRGIGRAIAVGLAEAGCDIGLMSRTRSNLEETAGLIAGLKKGQAYVLPGDLTIREEMEAAIREFVDQAGQIDILVNNAGMNIRTPALEVTDDEWDLIVQTNLKSAFVASQTAARYMKEQGNGRIINISSVGGHTALRTGVVYGSTKAALIHMTKVLAMEWAQYGIQVNAVGPWYFRTPLTEKLLNDDTYMQAILDRTPLKRVGSLEEVVGPVVFLASEAANYMTGQTLLVDGGLSIYGF; this is translated from the coding sequence ATGTATTTGCCCAGCTTTAATCTGGAAGGAAAAAAAGCCTTTGTAACAGGGGCGGGGCGGGGAATCGGGCGCGCGATAGCCGTAGGCTTGGCGGAGGCTGGATGCGACATTGGCCTGATGTCCCGAACCCGAAGCAATCTGGAGGAGACCGCGGGTCTAATTGCCGGCTTGAAGAAAGGTCAAGCCTATGTGCTGCCGGGCGATCTGACGATTCGGGAAGAGATGGAGGCGGCGATCCGCGAATTTGTGGACCAGGCGGGGCAAATCGATATATTGGTGAACAATGCCGGCATGAACATTCGTACGCCGGCGCTGGAAGTGACCGATGACGAATGGGACTTAATCGTGCAGACCAATTTGAAATCGGCGTTTGTCGCATCTCAAACCGCTGCCCGTTATATGAAGGAGCAGGGGAATGGAAGAATCATCAACATTTCTTCCGTAGGCGGCCATACCGCCCTACGCACGGGCGTTGTCTATGGATCGACCAAGGCTGCTCTAATCCATATGACCAAGGTGCTGGCGATGGAGTGGGCGCAGTATGGAATCCAGGTCAACGCCGTCGGGCCTTGGTATTTCCGGACGCCGCTGACCGAGAAGCTGCTGAATGACGACACTTACATGCAGGCTATCCTGGACCGGACGCCGCTAAAACGCGTAGGAAGCCTGGAAGAAGTGGTGGGGCCCGTCGTTTTCCTGGCTTCCGAAGCCGCCAATTACATGACCGGGCAGACGTTGCTGGTTGACGGCGGGCTTAGCATTTATGGATTTTGA
- a CDS encoding GNAT family N-acetyltransferase, which produces MISERAERMGIELVPKRKQAVIVNLMQLYLYDFTKYLDISVNDQGLFLPYPDLDEFWKKRERKYPFLITFDQRPAGFALIERMDNAAEADYYMTEFFVMQKYRRTGLGTWAATWLFDHFQGRWKVTQVSSNIPAQAFWRKVIESYTGGRYEEYVAPVRLNPSQYFNS; this is translated from the coding sequence ATGATTTCAGAACGAGCGGAGCGCATGGGAATTGAGCTGGTTCCCAAACGGAAGCAAGCCGTTATCGTAAACTTGATGCAACTGTACTTGTACGATTTTACTAAATACCTGGATATCTCGGTGAACGATCAAGGATTGTTTTTACCCTATCCCGATCTCGATGAGTTCTGGAAAAAGCGGGAACGGAAATATCCGTTTCTGATTACGTTTGATCAACGGCCGGCCGGTTTTGCCTTGATCGAGCGTATGGACAACGCCGCGGAAGCCGACTATTACATGACGGAATTTTTCGTTATGCAAAAATACAGACGTACGGGATTGGGGACTTGGGCGGCGACCTGGCTGTTCGATCATTTCCAGGGACGCTGGAAGGTGACGCAGGTCAGCAGCAATATACCGGCCCAGGCTTTTTGGCGAAAAGTCATCGAGTCCTATACGGGCGGGCGTTATGAGGAATACGTGGCCCCGGTTCGTTTAAATCCGTCTCAATATTTCAATTCCTAG
- the xerS gene encoding tyrosine recombinase XerS has translation MNIQKDIDRARLDEKAPAMPWFVQQFIDYKLPDLSPSTLLEYVRDYETFFNWLRSEGLSQAASNRDVTLLELETLRMDSITGYRLYLTTRREGTNSRITVSRKLSSLRSLFHYLSQIAEDEDFYPLLKRNIMAKVEIKRIHKPKDTAAKLKGKILEEEELQDFITYIHEGYGHDVENNKQALYAHEQNKVRDACIASLILNSGLRVSEVVNLNLADIDLNNKMLHVYRKGNNDETFKTPVYFRAQAKDDLEHYLQLRQTRYKVPKKEKALFVALRNGQNEGQRMTKRAIQAMIIKYAKRFGKPSLTVHKLRHSFATDYYLQNDIYKTKEQLGHASTETTEVYAHLTDKTMSEAIERRSDE, from the coding sequence ATGAATATACAAAAAGATATCGACCGCGCACGACTCGATGAGAAAGCGCCGGCCATGCCTTGGTTTGTGCAGCAATTTATCGACTACAAACTTCCGGATCTCTCCCCCTCCACCCTGCTCGAATATGTAAGGGACTATGAAACGTTTTTTAATTGGCTCCGGTCGGAAGGGCTGTCACAAGCCGCCTCTAACCGAGACGTGACGCTGCTTGAGCTGGAGACCCTTCGCATGGACAGCATCACAGGTTACCGATTATATTTGACCACGCGCCGGGAAGGCACCAACTCCCGAATTACGGTTTCCCGCAAGCTGTCATCGCTTCGCTCTCTGTTCCATTATTTAAGCCAGATTGCGGAGGATGAGGATTTTTACCCGCTCCTTAAACGCAACATCATGGCCAAAGTGGAGATCAAACGGATTCACAAGCCCAAAGATACGGCTGCCAAGTTGAAAGGAAAAATACTGGAAGAAGAAGAGCTTCAGGATTTCATCACTTACATTCACGAAGGATACGGGCACGATGTGGAGAATAACAAACAGGCTCTATACGCGCATGAACAGAACAAAGTCCGAGATGCCTGCATTGCCAGCCTTATTCTAAACTCGGGTCTTCGCGTATCCGAAGTGGTCAACTTGAATCTTGCAGACATCGACCTGAACAATAAAATGCTGCATGTGTATCGTAAGGGCAATAACGATGAAACCTTTAAAACCCCGGTCTACTTCCGGGCGCAGGCCAAAGACGATCTCGAGCATTATCTGCAGCTGCGGCAGACCCGCTACAAAGTGCCGAAAAAAGAAAAAGCTCTCTTCGTCGCGCTGCGCAACGGCCAGAATGAAGGACAGCGCATGACGAAACGGGCGATTCAGGCAATGATCATCAAATACGCCAAGCGTTTTGGCAAGCCGTCCCTGACCGTGCACAAGCTGCGGCACTCGTTTGCAACGGATTACTATCTTCAAAATGACATATATAAAACGAAAGAACAATTGGGGCACGCTTCCACCGAAACGACTGAAGTGTATGCCCATTTGACGGACAAAACGATGTCCGAGGCGATTGAGAGGCGTTCCGACGAGTAA
- the mobB gene encoding molybdopterin-guanine dinucleotide biosynthesis protein B yields MKVFQFCGYKNSGKTTLIASLIPQLKRQGIRIAVIKHDGHGFDMDREGTDTYKFREAGAEGIAIASPGRTAMLRETELDLDTLIHMYTDYDMVLVEGYKMMPHPKLVLLRGMEDRGLLDQVEEIRGIVVNPDMLKEPPGLQEIQHRLAVPLFTWNETERIASLILSL; encoded by the coding sequence ATGAAGGTCTTCCAGTTCTGCGGGTATAAGAACAGCGGCAAAACCACGCTCATTGCGTCTCTGATTCCGCAATTGAAACGACAGGGCATCAGGATAGCCGTCATCAAGCATGATGGGCATGGCTTTGATATGGACCGCGAAGGGACGGATACTTACAAATTCCGCGAGGCCGGAGCCGAGGGGATTGCCATTGCCTCGCCGGGCCGGACGGCCATGCTGAGGGAAACGGAGCTGGACCTCGATACGTTGATACATATGTACACTGATTATGACATGGTGCTGGTCGAAGGGTATAAAATGATGCCTCACCCAAAACTGGTGCTGCTGCGGGGAATGGAGGACAGGGGGCTGCTGGATCAGGTCGAGGAGATCCGGGGAATCGTCGTGAATCCCGACATGCTAAAGGAACCGCCCGGCCTGCAGGAGATTCAGCATCGGCTGGCGGTTCCCTTGTTTACTTGGAATGAGACGGAGCGGATCGCGTCGCTTATACTATCACTGTAA
- a CDS encoding molybdopterin molybdotransferase MoeA, translated as MKDHEPISPKKPNHKFDRRALQVSDAQALATSYADCGQEELIRLQDSDGRVLASDVVAPHPFPAFARSGMDGYAVSSADLAPCDQGEKVWLEVVDHIPCGYVSSVPIVQGKASRIMTGAQVPEGADAVVMLEATELRVEDGVTYVGFKRSIEKGKNITPLGFELQEGDMILRRGTRIGPGAISVLATFGIHKVGVYRQPVVGIFSTGTELLDITEPLEPGKIRNSNTYMLASQIREAGGVPVIMEAIPDHIELARQKVEEALRDYDIVVTTGGVSVGDYDIMGELVTSGGLDMLFNKVTMRPGSVTTAAVKEGKLLFALSGNPGACFVGFLLFVRPSIRKMLGMEQLYLTEWTAELGSDYAKVNNFTRFVRGSLQAVNGKLVATPAALDESSVMITIKDSDCLIVIPPELRGAVKGQAVQVLVLPGGWS; from the coding sequence GTGAAAGATCATGAACCGATATCGCCCAAGAAGCCAAACCATAAATTCGATCGGCGTGCACTACAGGTATCAGACGCGCAAGCGTTAGCAACTTCTTATGCGGATTGCGGCCAGGAGGAGCTCATTCGGCTGCAGGACAGCGATGGCCGGGTGCTTGCATCCGATGTCGTCGCTCCCCACCCGTTCCCGGCTTTTGCCCGTTCGGGCATGGACGGTTATGCGGTGTCGTCAGCGGATTTGGCGCCATGCGATCAGGGGGAAAAGGTTTGGCTTGAGGTCGTCGACCATATCCCGTGCGGATATGTCTCCTCCGTGCCGATCGTACAAGGCAAGGCTTCCCGTATCATGACGGGCGCCCAGGTGCCCGAAGGCGCGGACGCTGTCGTGATGCTTGAAGCGACGGAGCTTCGCGTGGAGGATGGCGTAACCTATGTAGGCTTTAAGCGTTCCATCGAGAAGGGAAAGAATATTACCCCTCTCGGGTTCGAACTCCAGGAAGGCGATATGATTCTCCGCCGAGGGACTCGCATCGGGCCGGGAGCGATTTCGGTTCTGGCTACGTTTGGCATACATAAGGTTGGAGTGTATCGTCAACCGGTCGTGGGCATCTTCTCGACGGGCACCGAGCTGCTCGACATAACCGAGCCGCTTGAGCCCGGTAAAATCCGTAACAGCAACACCTATATGCTTGCATCGCAAATTCGGGAAGCGGGCGGCGTTCCGGTGATCATGGAGGCCATTCCCGATCATATCGAGCTTGCCCGTCAGAAGGTGGAGGAAGCGCTCCGGGATTATGACATCGTGGTTACGACAGGCGGCGTCTCCGTAGGCGATTACGATATTATGGGAGAGCTGGTGACATCCGGCGGATTGGACATGCTGTTTAATAAAGTCACGATGCGTCCGGGCAGCGTGACAACCGCGGCGGTGAAGGAGGGGAAGCTGCTCTTCGCGCTCTCCGGTAATCCGGGGGCATGCTTTGTCGGATTTCTGTTGTTTGTCAGACCTTCGATTCGAAAAATGCTGGGCATGGAGCAGTTGTATTTAACCGAATGGACAGCCGAGCTGGGTTCGGATTATGCAAAGGTGAATAATTTTACCCGTTTTGTCAGGGGCAGCCTCCAAGCGGTAAACGGCAAACTTGTAGCCACGCCCGCCGCCCTGGATGAATCGAGTGTCATGATCACGATCAAGGACAGCGACTGTTTGATTGTTATACCGCCAGAGCTTAGAGGAGCGGTTAAAGGCCAAGCCGTGCAGGTGCTCGTTCTTCCAGGGGGTTGGTCATGA